A segment of the Spodoptera frugiperda isolate SF20-4 chromosome 29, AGI-APGP_CSIRO_Sfru_2.0, whole genome shotgun sequence genome:
ttaatttaatttactatatttacgaatgatttaacataatatgaatGTGGTACACCTAAAAtgctaaggcataatttttaaatcgcagcaaaggagaaggggacttctccatacatttctgggcccaggtgttaactgaatcaaactagccttatttgtaagaggatataataacaaggcctcactgaaaatttggtgaaatttggctatccaggaatcaagttatttgtacctaatgtagtaaaagtgaggttatattacaacattgcagttttttgtgttttttacgaaatacttttgaatagttttggttgtattatggttttaagcaaggagcgtgtgtgacgtgtcgaagatatgacacgtttggctctccagcgccccgaacagtcgctacagtcaagtacagtcgaagacaagtttttacattcaatattcttcacttagggcctatgcacaccacgttttataaacggccggcgtttttctcctacagtgcagtctgttgtcgtttgtatcgatacaaacgcgcggcaccagcacgtgtgtatcgataacacgcgcgtttgcatcgctgccgcatcgctacacacgcgtgtctgtatcgctacacacgcgttGACgccgcgtttaaaaaacgtggtgtgcgtAGGCCCTTAGAAGCAATAggctaatcttttaaaaactaaaaaagggacaggaggatatataaataaaacaccaatattagtataaaatatgtattattcatcttcaataattaggagaatgtcatctaaaaattgtgtagggggtcggggtacgtatattttcttggtatctttcccaactgagataccatattatacaggctgagatgcacgccactgacgaataactgataaagtcGCCTCATCTTCctagactcttctgccaatagagttatagcgaccagtcgcaatcgtacaatttacacagcgatctaTGTCGTCAATATTCGATTGATTGGCTTGttgcagttgtccaaaatagagagtcaggtaatttatagattcaagatccgtcaaaagtcctttataaagccgaggtcgtggggttaaacaataaaacatggaaaatacgtgcgcactcagaacgaaacacaacgaacgagtgtcatccaaagagtataataagtatagggaaagtgtcatctgtcaatcggtgactgacagaagtgttttaagaagtttaaatcacagagtacgttatacatacattattttacatacattattacacaacttaatttaagttatctcgcttcctagatagaaacaaggtaccatattttgtgatttcccttaaaaaaatgtgacggtttttttaatatacatttcaactagttaactgctgggcccaaaagtccccttctcctttcaagaatggtacggaacgttactgaatgtgtcatctgcaccatgctacgcggtaatagtataatatgaaaaaaataattgtatttacacaattataattcaaatcgatttcgtacaaaaaaatatactgacaacccaacttagaaaaagctaattacaaaataaaatattacaaacagcaaaaagatatgttagtgaatgattattttctgagcggcgattgacacaaactgacataggtccaccaagcagcgcgcctcagcggtcactgccggtccgcgtaggaatgaaagagaaacgaatagatgtcatgatcggacgacgttttgttcgattcgttctgagttatttatcatgaattatattaatccttacaaatatctcatttcaatcgacaaataaataaggcagttccctttattattttaaattacgtcactgttattaattttattaagatatgttcataaataatatagttacaatggctagaatttcaatttaaatggttagtttatgatttttttctctcgagaaaatttatagaaatcgtgttttgaagaaggtggtccattcataaaaatgatcaagattaacatatattttttttgttgctctaacatgtaaacattgggcaaaaaaatctgttgaatcaatcctattttgactatgcacagcgccttaatgGAACCTATGGTTGTCAGATATGCCTTGTATAGGTACCGACAATGGACCGTTATCTCCTTACCTAAATATTAGGTATATCTTACTATAACTATCAATTCGAATTCTTCATTTCGtatcattgaaaaataaatctagCCATAGCTTTTcttgacacaaaaataatcttctagTTATTAATTTCAGAAATATCGACAGTTTTATCTTACCTCTTGGATGTTTCTCAGCCAATAAGAGAGATGATTGAATGACTCGAGATTAGTGATGTCGTACATCAGTATAATGCCCATAGCGCCGCGATAGTACGCAGTGGTCAGTGTTCGAAATCTCTCCTGTCCGGCCGTATCCCATATTTGGAGTTTGATTGGCACGCCGTCTAAATTTATTATCTTCTGTTTGAAGTCTATGCCTGGAATTGTTATGTAATTGTGGTTAATGGTACTGAAGCTATTGTGTGGTAATTTTGATTTGACTACGAAATACAACATAGGTATGGCAGTTAGCGCTTACTACCTTTAGTTAGGTTTCGTAATTAACTTGATAGTAAtcgttttaaaagtacctaagaattTTTGGTTTAatctatacagggtgtccctgaagtcgacgtccaacaggcaccagatgatcggcaaggttccaaatgttatcagaaaaatataaaaaaaattctaagtcctacagtttttaaattacaatgacttatgtgttatccacgaaaaagtacaccctgtgccagtcttttgactcttgttgctacaaatctttattttttcgtctgcagtcttccttacattatcctgaatagtgctccagtaatatggaatcataaattcttagctaactgctttagattggaaaacattgttagttttagaggaactaaatattctgaataaatttttcaccttactttacgtgactgtactgaataaattatgtatggcgctagtagtggcaaatttcaccaaagttggcgcttctaataaggattataaaatagcatagcactttgcacattatttcttaaattcgacacaaaaaaatatttttcaacgaaactccgtttcgatgaatttgtttgaacttactaaaaattcttctagtgtactgaaatcatacgttacaacctcgtatgcactagacagcactttgcacgctattttttatcatcatgttgaaaatcagcgaggatctcttgtcaaacaacattgtctgtttacccgtgatttcgctttgCATTGCATTCGTCATTgcactggtgttgtgcatctggagccatcgtacccgggcttcggcattttagctgagcactggcctttttgcgccgtgttgattatttatttatttttagctttacctgcaattccttgtagcggtgcaaataactctttctcgacaaactgaagaatatttgatgctacATCCCGCATTTGATAACAAGGcattaatcggaggattcaaccatttttttttttttttgatggggatatgacgagtaattgtgcgtaagggctcatgtacaccataccactaccgcgtcgatatgcatGCACgcgtgtacatgaatctgccgcgtccattccttttgattttactacacatttgataatgtgtttgatgcactatgaacatcatattgcaatcattcaatattatttagtgaaacatgatacacaacatcagttcctctagtaactagtaatattgccgacgaatgctgcaagcgaaatcatgagacaatgttgtttgacaagagatcctcgctgattttcaacatgatgatatcaaatcgcgtgcaaagtgttgtctagtgcatacgaggttataacgtatgatttgagcacactagaagaaattttagtaagttcaaataaattcatcgaaacggagtttcgttgaaaaatctttttttgtgtcgaatttaagaaataatgtgcaaagtgctataccattttagaatccttattaaatgcgccaactttggtgaaatttgccactactagcgccatacataatttattcagtacagtcacttaaagtatggtgaaaattttattcagagtatttggttcctctaaaactaacaatgttttccaatctaaagcagttggctaagaatttatgattccatattactggagcactattcaggataatgtaaggaagactgcagacgaaaaaataaagatttgtagcaacaagagtcaaaagactggcacagggtgtactttttcgtggataacacataagtcactgtaatttaaaaactgtaagacttagatttttttttatatttttctgataacagttggaaccttgccgatcatctggtgcccgttggacgtcgatttcagggacaccctgtatattaatacgtgatgcaaaaactttggaccgctttttacgaaaattgcgcggacgtaggagcataaaatttggtacacttatagtttatgtgtaggagaagtgcaggacgctaatatttttcaaaaataatgcttataaagtacattaaatcaataaataaaacattacacacacatgcatagtatctgatcgtatttgacaaaacgtcaaaatctatagacattgcgatgatattctcacgtctcatatgaaaagagttttataaaagagtttgtttgagtttgagttaaataaaaaatatccttgaacgtatgttaagtggtatcgTAAATtgaatcgtatatggtcgaatttcgaccactaggcgaccactagttggTATAAATGACCAGCAGTACCTAGGTAACCAATTGTTTTGAAATCTCTTTAAGATGAACCTTTTCAAAGATTCTTTGTTCTGGTATCTACAGCATTCAATGGCTATATTTCATGGTGGCATACCTACGCCCACATGTGGTCAAATCATAGGATTTTAACCACATCGTAAATGTCGCAAAATTgcttagtttattttgttattgtacgTTGCATATGTAACATACTATAGTAGgttttatacgttttttttttgtaataaagtgtgTATAAGTAATCACCCTACTAGGTAGGCCTAGTAGGGTGTTTTTTGGTATAAGTGGTAGGTAAtctattatttagtaaaatatcaaaataagcAAATGATTGCGTAAAACAGTTAGGCAGTGCAGTAGAGCGGAACTGCAAATATAAAAGGctaattatgaataataatttatcctTACATAGAATCACTAGAGCGTAACAAAGAATGATTTCAACATATAAAACTGATTTTGGTACGTTATAATATTCACAGAATCAGATGATTTGGTTTTAAATGCGTAATATCAGAGCCATATTGATTTTCATTTTGAATAAGACTGTTTATTTGTGGTGTCATTGCAATGAAAGATGttcatacttaaataaataattgtaaataggTAATACATTGAATAGAACTAGACAGCTGAATGATAATTACGTAGTTAGGTACTATACATgctgtctttattttgtcatgaaCACAGATAGAATTTCTTAGCTTATAGAGAAGTACAATGCACTGCACACAAAAGCTGTTAGTAAGATGTCAAAGATACTACATAAATGTTAGCATTCTGGTTGGTTGTAAGTCGTAGCAAAAAACATACGAAATACATTTCGAAGAAACGAGCTGTATTTGACTTTAACTACATTGCTTACTAACGTTGGTCGAGCACTAACTTTTAACTGTAAAATGTCTGGAAGGAAGTCCAGcctgtataaatatttaaaggctATTTCACGTCACACGTTCCATTGTTCTCACTTTACATCAAACATAATCAGTAATCACAGATTCGTTAAGTTACAAAAAGCCACTAAAATACAGCATCACCTGTCTGACAAAGGCtcgtaaaactaaaaataaaaacatttactcACCTATAGTAGATATGTATATATCGTAATATCTCTCATCACAATACCTGTGCACAATACACGTTTTGCCAACATTAGAATCGCCTAAAACTAGTAATTTATATGTTGCAGAAAAATCTAAAGccattttttgtttactttgttgTTGGTACGCGAGCGATGGCTCAAAACATAGGTAGGAACTGTCAAAGTGAGAAAAATCAATGAGGGTAAGTGCGCATGTGCGGGGTCGCCCGTTGTCTCCTTGCAACAAGTAAGTATAACTACTAGCACGGGCTTGTTCACCCGGGGTTTCCTTGCACCGGTCACTGACATTGTAATAAACGTGGCTTAGTAGTAAGTATACAAAAGACGCTGTAGGTATGCGCAacgttattttttatcacaGATATTTTGTTAGTCTGATATTAGAGGAAGGCGTACAaattgggatgatgacggagtatgaacattaaaatctatttagtccgtcaattaggtaatgaaaaaatattagacacgtattttttttaatttagtcatattataaaataacaatacttagacaaAACGAATTAAGATTTAGAAGTGGAAGCAAAagcgtcatttctacgtaaaaatcggacctagaagtgatgtcacgtgatatttcaaatcaatttaatatctccgaaagtatttgtctccataagaaaataaaaaatacgtgtttaattttaaaataatctacacgatcgacattaaaataaaaattagtcatctaccctattcaatgcatgtagtaaataataatagttatcataataacagcgttttacctaaaataaaacgcttattaaatacttaccttATTTGAAGCTTACTATTTGAGATAGGCCCTACCTGATTTCCGGCTACATATGTCCTTCTCCTTCACTCTTATACGTCTGTCTCGCTCAAACTATCCCCACCAGGCAGGTCCGAGCTCGGTTGGAGGGTGGAGGACGTTCTCAAATCATTGAGTCGAAAATACCAGGCAGAAATTATTTGTAAGCTTCAAATaaggtaagtatttaataagcgttttattttaggtaaaacGCTGTTATTAAATTCTTGACCGTTATTTGAAGCTTACTATTTGAGACGTGTTTGTTATCGCCTGGTGGTGGGGACGCCAATGTGAAATAAAAGCCATTTGAAAGATAGTgtgatattacataaaaaacagCTTTAGTAtgtgtaagaaataaataacactttatattatgggatcatactttattttctttacaaacaaTCACTAACAAATCTTTACTAACAACATTCCTCTGTTACaaataatcaatcaataatcaatgaaaataattggtaTAATAATAGACTTTAATCAGCTGGATTAAACATTCTGGTAATGCTATTGCTAGCAGAGGCTGGCACTATCTCTCGTCTGTAGAAACGTGTAAAGGTATCTTTAGACTTCCAATTTCCTCTGGACAAAATCTCATCCAGAGGAAAGTTATCAGACCAATTTTTTGAGGATACAGCTGAACGTAAACTTCCCGGTGTAACAGGTATGCCAGCCTCTGTTAGCACGGTTTTAACCCATCCCGCAATCACAGTGCGAGAGGCCGCCTTTGCTTTTCCTCTGATATTGATAAATAAGTTGGGACAGTTAACTGAATCTCGTCTGTCTTTAAGGAGATCAATTAATTTTCTGACCCAAAATACTGGATCCAGATTTTTACAAGTAGTATTAGGTAGTAACCTCCAACCGGATTGCCTATGAGTGTCACTATCGGTTTTAGAGCCAaacattggttttaaaataatgttactgcCGTCATCGACACAATGATCTGAGTCCACTAGCAGCAATGTCAGGTCATGAACTCGTCTGCCTGAGCACAGGAGGAGGAGTGTTGCTGTATGACGAGAAGCAGCGAAAGTGTTATTTTCATCTACAGTGTTTGAGCTTAAGAAGGAGGTCAGGGTATCTATATTCCAGACTGGAGGCTTATGGGTGACCGGTTTCTTTAAAGCTATTGACTTTAAGACGTGTTTCACCAATGTATGTGAACTAATTTGTCCAGCATCTTCGGCATTGCACAGAGTAGCTACCACTGATTTGTGAAGCAAAATAGTGTTATAAGACAACTTGTTGATAAGATATAGGTCTGCTAGATATCGAGCAACCATGGGCCCTGTAGGGTGAAAGGGGtccaaattatacttttttgacCAAGATACCCATCGATCCCATGCGACCTTGTAGGTTTTTAGGGTCGAAGTACGCCACGAAGATCTGAGTAATCGTATTTGATCCTCATTCCAACCCGTTAGACTTTCCGCCCACCCCCACACTTCCAGACCTCGAGCGCCATCTCTTGGACCTTGGGGGGTGGCAGGCCGGTCGTGGTGTCTATTAGATACTCCTTGAGATTGATGATCGACCACGGAGATGCTACTGCTCGGGCTTTGAGATCGGCCCGCCAGAAAACTCGACTCCACCGGGGGACGATTAACAGGTACAGCCCGGTCGCCGAGTTGAGATGGGCCAGCACCTTGGGTATCATATATGGTGGTGGAAACACCCACGCAAGGTGATAGTTCCACTGCCGGGAAAAGGCATTGTGGAATATCGCTTGGGTGTCTGTCAAATCCAGCGACACGTAGTTGGCTACCACGTTGGCCCGACTGGACGCAAATAGATCTATTACCGGAGTGCCAAACTTGTGAAATATCTTCGCCGTGCAAGCAGGTAGAAGATGCCATTCTGGTACTCGTTTGTGTCTGGACAGGTGATCCGCATGTCCATTGTAAATGCCGGGTATATAATTGACTGTCAGGTTTATCTGATGAAGGACTAGTAGGCTGAACACTCTCCGCGTTACATCCATCAGAGGAGGCGATCTTGTGCCGCCTTCGTTCCGCAAGTAGGCCACAACTGTTCGATTGTCGCACTGGAACAGAACAGTGGACATGCACAGTAGAGGACCGTGGGTTTCGAACACCTTTAAGATCGCCAACATCTCTTTGATATTGCAATGTAGATGCTGCTCTTGAGCAGTCCACAAACCTGACACTGCGTAACCGTCCACCTGGGCTCCCCAGGCTAGATCGGAAGCGTCTGTGGTCACGAAATGTGTTGGTGGTGGGAGATGGATTGCAGATGCCTGGTGACAGTTGTGAAGCCACCACCGAAGCTCTTCTAGAACATCGTCTGGTAAGCGGATCGCCTTCCTGACTGGAATCTTTAGAGATGCATTTAGGAGGCTGAGCAGAGAGCGGTGATGTAGTCTGCCCTGTGGCACAGCAAAACTCGCAAAGTTTAGAAGGCCCACTAGGCTTTGTAATTCTTGCAGACAGGCCTTGCCCAAGTTCAGCATTGCAGAGACCTTGTGGATAAGATCTTTGGTCTTGTCTTGCGGAAGAGATTTTTCGTTGTCCCAGGGATTCCAGTGAATTCCCAGGTACACAAGACTCTTTTGCGGGGATACAACGGATTTCTTTAGGTTTACCTGCCACCCTAGATATTCTAGACGGTTCAGAAGTATGTGAACATGAGATTGCAGAGTGTCCTTGTCCTGGTGAGCTACCAGGAAGTCGtctaaatatacaattatgcGCAGATTCTGCTCTCGCAATGTCTGAGCTACCCAGTTGCTTAGGGAAGCAAACACTTTTGGTGCTGTACTGAGGCCGAAGGGTAGGCAGGTCATTTCTAAAAGTTCCCCTTGATAAATGAGGCGCAAAAATCTTCTGTGTGCCGGATATATCGGTAAATGGAAGTAGGCCTGCGATAGGTCTACTTTGCAAAGCCAGTCGCCTGGCTGGAGAAAGTCTGGTACACgaaatacatttattaggcTGAAGGGTTCCGTTATTACATAGTCGTTTAAAGCTCTTAAGTTGAAAATTGGGCGATCGGATCCAACGCTCTTTGGCACCAGAAACATTGTTGACAGGAAGCTCGGGGAACGCGGCACTGCTTCTAATACCCCCTGATCTTTCATCTGACTGATGAGTGCAGACATCGATTTGGACTCCTTTGTGATGTAAGGTCCTTTCCTCAAATTTGGCAGCATTAGAGGTGGTTTTAGAAGAAAGGGTATGCGGTACCCTGTTATTATGCGCAACAGAAAGTTTGGAGC
Coding sequences within it:
- the LOC118268187 gene encoding ras-related protein Rab-8A encodes the protein MALDFSATYKLLVLGDSNVGKTCIVHRYCDERYYDIYISTIGIDFKQKIINLDGVPIKLQIWDTAGQERFRTLTTAYYRGAMGIILMYDITNLESFNHLSYWLRNIQEYASPDVIKVLVGNKCDVHENHRAVPKERGQKIADDFDMPFFEVSCKSNINIEEAFLTLARKIREYRETKADAFELKERDNVIKPSESETDVSKCSC